A single region of the Nicotiana sylvestris chromosome 6, ASM39365v2, whole genome shotgun sequence genome encodes:
- the LOC104226733 gene encoding receptor-like protein EIX2: MPRCQLDFIGLQSCQLGTQFPQWLQTQREFSFIDISRANISDVVPDWFWNRSAKVYHIDLSHNYFRGEVPEFTESVSLTKLDLSGNNLHGPLPHFSPKMMTLDLAENSFNGTLAPVCESLVMNNSLGYLDLSSNFLSGQLSDCWRYGKNLEALILANNSLSGEIPHSIGYLANLIYLQLQGNIFSKNLPSSLENIAGLEILDVSENRLSGNIPFWIGESLKRLMILKLSRNKLDGNIPWQICQFRYLYDLDLSSNALSGTIPRCFKNLHTLSGVEEAPSFTYGPYADYRIHGTLVVKGRFYVYDFSLPLRVIDLAENHLSGEVPSEITSLIALRGLNLSRNSFTGTIPRDIANMRYLEFLDLSWNKLSCSIPPSIVEIPSLAFANFSFNGLTGKIPSGCQFATFENSSYVGNPDLCGLPVSEFCSDHLDDDITHCDKQEVHATQHGENNWLEEFSFYISMGIGFNTSFWVFWATLMLKRSWRYAYMRFLDNMGNKIYVFAAIRLKMNKQQRGTRVSNHQKNKVCPHRASGKK; the protein is encoded by the coding sequence ATGCCTCGTTGTCAACTTGACTTTATTGGCCTGCAGTCTTGCCAACTTGGTACACAGTTTCCCCAGTGGCTTCAGACACAAAGAGAGTTCTCATTTATTGATATCTCTCGCGCTAATATCTCTGATGTAGTACCCGATTGGTTCTGGAATCGTTCTGCAAAGGTATATCACATAGACCTTTCACACAACTATTTCAGAGGGGAAGTGCCTGAATTTACAGAAAGCGTTAGTCTTACAAAATTGGACCTGAGTGGGAACAATCTTCATGGTCCATTACCTCATTTTTCACCCAAGATGATGACCTTGGATTTGGCCGAGAATTCCTTTAATGGTACCCTTGCCCCTGTATGCGAATCACTTGTCATGAATAATTCCCTTGGTTATCTGGACCTATCTTCAAATTTTCTATCAGGACAACTTTCAGACTGTTGGAGATATGGGAAGAATTTGGAAGCATTGATATTAGCAAATAATAGCCTATCAGGGGAAATACCTCATTCAATCGGATATCTTGCTAATCTCATCTATCTACAATTACAAGGCAACATTTTCTCCAAAAATCTGCCTTCATCATTGGAGAACATAGCTGGACTAGAAATTCTTGATGTTTCCGAAAATAGGTTATCTGGAAATATACCATTTTGGATAGGGGAGAGTTTAAAGAGACTAATGATTCTTAAATTAAGCCGAAACAAGCTTGACGGAAACATTCCTTGGCAGATTTGCCAATTTAGATACTTGTATGATTTGGACCTTAGTTCCAATGCTCTATCAGGAACTATTCCAAGGTGTTTTAAAAATCTCCATACCTTGTCCGGGGTAGAGGAGGCTCCTTCCTTTACTTATGGACCCTATGCAGATTATAGGATTCATGGGACGCTCGTTGTTAAAGGGCGGTTTTATGTGTACGATTTTTCCTTGCCCTTGAGAGTAATTGATCTAGCAGAGAACCATTTATCAGGGGAGGTTCCTTCGGAAATCACCAGCCTTATTGCACTGAGGGGTTTGAATTTATCAAGGAATAGTTTCACAGGCACAATTCCTCGTGACATTGCCAACATGCGATATTTGGAATTTCTTGATCTTTCCTGGAATAAGCTGTCATGCAGCATTCCTCCAAGTATCGTAGAAATTCCATCTCTTGCGTTTGCGAATTTTTCTTTCAATGGTTTGACAGGGAAAATTCCATCTGGATGTCAATTTGCTACCTTCGAGAATAGTTCTTATGTTGGGAATCCAGACTTGTGCGGACTCCCAGTCTCAGAATTCTGCTCGGATCATTTAGATGACGACATTACGCACTGTGATAAGCAGGAAGTGCACGCCACTCAACACGGAGAAAACAACTGGCTGGAGGAATTTTCATTCTATATTAGCATGGGAATTGGATTCAACACAAGTTTCTGGGTATTTTGGGCTACTCTAATGTTGAAAAGGTCTTGGAGATATGCCTATATGAGGTTTCTGGATAACATGGGCAACAAGATTTATGTGTTTGCTGCCATAAGATTGAAAATGAACAAGCAGCAACGAGGGACGAGGGTGAGCAACCATCAGAAGAATAAAGTTTGTCCACATCGAGCATCTGGGAAAAAGTGA
- the LOC104226732 gene encoding cytochrome b6-f complex iron-sulfur subunit 2, chloroplastic: MASSTLSPVTQLCSSKSGLSSVSQCLLLKPMKINSHGLGKDKRMKVKCMATSIPADDRVPDMEKRNLMNLLLLGALSLPTAGMLVPYATFFAPPGSGGGSGGTPAKDALGNDVIASEWLKTHPPGNRTLTQGLKGDPTYLVVENDGTLATYGINAVCTHLGCVVPFNAAENKFICPCHGSQYNNQGRVVRGPAPLSLALAHADIDDGKVVFVPWVETDFRTGEAPWWA; the protein is encoded by the exons ATGGCTTCTTCTACTCTTTCTCCAGTAACTCAG CTATGCTCGAGCAAGAGTGGTTTGTCTTCAGTTTCACAATGTTTGCTACTGAAGCCAATGAAGATTAACAGTCATGGATTGGGAAAGGATAAGAGGATGAAAGTCAAGTGCATGGCTACAAGCATTCCAGCAGATGATAGAGTGCCTGATATGGAAAAGAGGAATCTCATGAATTTGCTTCTTTTGGGTGCTCTTTCTCTACCCACTGCTGGGATGTTGGTACCTTATGCTACTTTCTTTGCACCACCTGG GTCAGGGGGTGGTAGTGGTGGAACCCCTGCCAAGGATGCATTAGGTAATGATGTCATTGCATCTGAATGGCTCAAAACTCATCCACCCGGCAACCGAACTCTCACGCAAGGACTAAAG GGAGATCCTACTTACCTTGTTGTGGAGAATGATGGAACACTTGCAACCTATGGTATTAATGCTGTGTGTACTCACCTTGGTTGTGTTGTGCCATTTAATGCTGCTGAGAACAAGTTTATTTGCCCCTGCCATGGATCTCAATATAACAACCAAGGAAGAGTTGTTAGAGGACCTGCTCCTTTG TCCTTGGCATTGGCTCATGCTGACATTGATGATGGGAAGGTGGTGTTTGTCCCATGGGTTGAAACAGACTTCAGAACTGGTGAAGCTCCATGGTGGGCTTAG